In the Enterococcus saigonensis genome, one interval contains:
- a CDS encoding ABC transporter permease has protein sequence MSKFWVIAKDVYKKNVKSVSFLILILAPFLMGAFYYFTGQLAGNSEVNKIGVYSEDAALGQAFTQLDHEEYEFQVMDSKKAAQKELAKEKLDAFLVLTNKGDSFSGEIYTESSLGQTTQMMIQQLLTQMQSNLRAQKMGLSGGEVAKLNQPAQLKTQKVSFDKFDNMTTEEDHSNLQMIVTNVSAIILFIFVVTYSSIIAQEIASEKGTRIMEVILSSTKAQTHFYGKLTGVLLVALTQLLIYGVMIVFGYQKFKDLDIIKQFVGDASLEALFGPFLIFSAVFVILGILLYAVLAALCGSLVNKAEDTSKAIIPVTYLSMGAYFLALFVGMFDPQNIALRICSYIPFFSSFAMPVRLANNTASISSAVISVVILAIFTVFLMLISSGLYKSNVLVYNENGVIAALKQSVTMMKAEKNK, from the coding sequence ATGAGTAAATTTTGGGTGATTGCCAAAGATGTTTATAAGAAAAATGTTAAATCAGTTAGTTTCTTAATTTTAATTTTGGCACCATTTTTAATGGGGGCGTTTTATTATTTTACAGGACAATTAGCTGGCAATTCTGAGGTGAATAAAATAGGTGTCTACTCAGAAGATGCAGCTTTAGGGCAAGCTTTTACGCAGTTAGATCATGAAGAATATGAGTTTCAAGTGATGGATTCAAAAAAAGCAGCTCAAAAAGAGTTAGCCAAAGAAAAGCTGGATGCCTTTTTAGTTCTAACCAATAAAGGAGACAGTTTTTCAGGAGAAATCTATACGGAATCGTCATTGGGACAAACAACTCAAATGATGATACAACAGTTGTTAACTCAAATGCAATCAAATCTGCGAGCACAAAAAATGGGATTGTCAGGAGGCGAAGTTGCAAAATTAAATCAACCCGCTCAACTAAAAACACAAAAAGTTTCTTTTGATAAGTTTGATAATATGACTACTGAAGAAGATCATAGCAATTTGCAAATGATTGTAACCAATGTTTCAGCTATTATCTTATTTATCTTTGTTGTGACTTACTCAAGTATTATTGCTCAGGAAATTGCTTCTGAAAAAGGTACCCGAATTATGGAAGTAATTTTATCCAGTACCAAAGCACAGACTCACTTTTATGGTAAATTAACGGGAGTCTTGTTAGTTGCTTTAACCCAGCTGTTGATTTATGGGGTTATGATTGTGTTTGGGTATCAAAAATTCAAAGATTTGGATATCATCAAACAATTTGTCGGCGATGCCTCTTTGGAAGCTCTTTTTGGGCCATTCCTAATTTTTTCGGCTGTCTTTGTGATTTTAGGAATTTTGCTATATGCTGTTTTAGCTGCTTTGTGTGGTTCATTAGTTAACAAGGCAGAAGATACTTCAAAAGCGATTATTCCCGTCACTTATTTATCTATGGGTGCCTACTTTTTAGCCTTGTTTGTGGGGATGTTTGATCCGCAAAATATTGCGTTGCGAATTTGTTCCTATATTCCTTTCTTTTCATCGTTTGCCATGCCGGTACGACTAGCCAATAATACAGCAAGTATTTCAAGTGCGGTTATTTCTGTTGTGATCTTGGCGATCTTTACGGTATTTTTAATGTTAATTTCTTCAGGATTATACAAATCAAATGTCTTGGTGTATAACGAAAACGGGGTAATTGCAGCCTTAAAACAATCTGTGACGATGATGAAAGCAGAAAAAAATAAGTAG
- a CDS encoding DUF2812 domain-containing protein — MRIGKKKYLLSLGVSFYPEKEMLRLNQQAQIGWHFIKMNKLGVLVFQKGVAQHSTYSVDYFTGSKEDYSEYIALYEHSGWQHVTTFMKRYCYFVSNSSDTEAIFTDEKSYQARIRQEWRQQLLESLWVALFGFFFYLGGKFFFGTVFHTWPIWYFALTLVALFFPAVLLLCMGTIKLLYQKRTKYYNKPEKFAKKQNVVRDTVLLMTLGAVFGATLALLIL, encoded by the coding sequence ATGCGAATTGGAAAAAAGAAATATTTACTAAGTCTGGGCGTCTCCTTTTATCCAGAAAAAGAAATGCTACGTCTAAATCAGCAAGCTCAGATTGGTTGGCACTTTATCAAAATGAATAAACTGGGCGTATTGGTTTTTCAAAAAGGGGTTGCGCAACATTCGACCTATAGTGTTGATTATTTTACCGGCTCCAAAGAAGACTATTCGGAATATATTGCCTTATATGAACACAGTGGTTGGCAACATGTAACAACTTTTATGAAGCGTTACTGCTATTTTGTCAGTAATTCATCCGACACGGAAGCCATTTTTACTGATGAAAAAAGCTATCAAGCTCGTATTCGACAAGAATGGCGCCAGCAACTTTTGGAATCGTTATGGGTAGCACTTTTTGGTTTCTTTTTCTATCTTGGAGGCAAGTTCTTCTTTGGAACAGTTTTTCATACTTGGCCAATCTGGTATTTTGCATTAACACTTGTAGCGCTATTTTTTCCAGCTGTCTTGTTATTGTGTATGGGAACGATAAAATTGCTCTATCAAAAAAGAACTAAATATTATAATAAACCAGAAAAATTTGCCAAAAAGCAAAATGTTGTACGAGATACGGTTTTGTTAATGACTTTAGGCGCCGTTTTTGGGGCTACACTGGCATTGTTAATATTATAA
- the uvrC gene encoding excinuclease ABC subunit UvrC, with protein MNERIKNKLALLPDQPGCYLMKDKNGTIIYVGKAKILKNRVRSYFTGSHDAKTERLVSEIVDFEYIVTESNIEALLLEINLIKKNDPKYNIMLKDDKTYPFIKITNEAYPRLLITRKVLKDKALYFGPYPDVGAANETKKLLDRLFPLRKCKVLPKEVCLYYHMGQCLAPCVFDVPTKVYEEMVAEIKRFLSGGHTEIRANIAAEMEDAAANLEFEKAAELRDQIKAIDTVMTKQKMTQTDFMDRDVFGYAIDKGWMCVQVFFVRQGKLIERDVSIFPFYNDAQDDFLTYIGQFYQENEHFIPKEVLIPDDIDLESVEALLQTKVLQPKRGEKKKLVALANKNAGVALKEKFDLIERKEERTIGAIESLGNAIQIPTPVRIEAFDNSNIMGTNPVSAMVVFIDGKPAKNEYRKYKIKTVTGPDDYASMREVIYRRYSRVLKENLPFPDLIIIDGGKGQVDAAREVLDNQLGLDIPIAGLAKNDKHKTSEMLFGQELEVVPLARNSPEFFLLQRIQDEVHRFAITFHRQLRSKTSFASKLDDIAGLGPKRKKTLLKEFKSLKNIQNASIAEIHALGIPETVAKTIKTALAEEGKPKK; from the coding sequence GTGAATGAACGCATTAAAAATAAATTAGCTCTCCTACCGGATCAGCCTGGTTGTTATCTCATGAAAGATAAAAATGGCACGATTATTTATGTCGGAAAAGCTAAAATTTTAAAAAATCGTGTCCGCTCTTATTTTACCGGTAGTCACGATGCTAAGACTGAACGATTAGTATCAGAGATAGTTGATTTTGAATATATCGTCACCGAATCTAACATTGAAGCGTTGTTGTTGGAAATTAACTTGATTAAAAAAAATGATCCAAAATACAATATCATGTTAAAAGACGATAAAACTTACCCTTTTATCAAAATTACCAATGAAGCGTATCCCAGGTTACTCATTACTCGCAAGGTCTTAAAAGATAAAGCATTATATTTTGGCCCTTATCCCGATGTGGGGGCAGCAAATGAAACAAAGAAACTTTTAGATCGTCTTTTTCCTTTGCGCAAATGCAAAGTTTTACCAAAAGAAGTATGTTTGTATTATCATATGGGGCAATGTCTAGCACCTTGCGTTTTTGATGTACCCACAAAAGTTTATGAAGAAATGGTGGCAGAAATTAAACGCTTTTTAAGCGGTGGTCATACAGAAATCCGGGCGAATATCGCAGCGGAAATGGAGGATGCCGCGGCTAATTTAGAATTTGAAAAAGCTGCAGAATTACGTGATCAAATTAAAGCCATTGATACAGTTATGACCAAACAAAAAATGACCCAGACTGACTTTATGGATCGCGATGTATTTGGGTATGCCATTGATAAAGGGTGGATGTGTGTCCAAGTCTTTTTTGTTCGGCAAGGAAAACTAATTGAACGAGATGTTTCGATTTTTCCGTTTTACAATGATGCGCAAGATGATTTTCTGACATATATTGGGCAATTTTATCAAGAAAATGAACACTTCATACCAAAAGAAGTTTTAATTCCAGATGATATAGATTTAGAATCAGTCGAAGCGTTGTTGCAGACGAAAGTTTTACAACCAAAACGTGGCGAGAAGAAGAAACTAGTGGCATTGGCCAATAAAAATGCTGGAGTTGCGCTAAAAGAAAAATTTGATTTAATTGAGCGGAAAGAAGAGCGAACTATCGGTGCTATTGAAAGTTTGGGCAATGCGATTCAAATTCCCACACCGGTACGAATTGAAGCCTTTGATAACTCCAATATTATGGGAACTAATCCTGTTTCTGCCATGGTAGTTTTCATCGACGGTAAACCCGCTAAAAATGAATATCGTAAATATAAAATCAAAACAGTGACAGGCCCAGATGATTATGCATCGATGCGAGAAGTTATTTATCGTCGTTATTCACGTGTTCTAAAAGAAAATCTACCTTTTCCTGATTTAATCATTATTGATGGAGGGAAAGGGCAGGTAGATGCTGCGCGAGAAGTCTTGGATAATCAATTGGGTTTAGATATTCCGATTGCAGGACTTGCGAAAAACGATAAACACAAAACTAGTGAAATGCTCTTTGGACAAGAATTAGAAGTGGTGCCTCTAGCACGGAATTCACCAGAGTTTTTCTTGCTACAACGTATCCAAGATGAAGTTCATCGTTTTGCTATTACCTTTCATCGCCAACTTAGAAGTAAAACGAGTTTTGCCTCTAAATTAGATGATATAGCAGGCCTTGGTCCTAAACGAAAAAAGACATTGTTGAAAGAATTTAAGTCGTTAAAAAATATTCAAAATGCTTCAATTGCGGAAATTCATGCCCTTGGTATTCCAGAAACTGTAGCAAAAACGATTAAGACGGCTTTGGCTGAAGAGGGAAAGCCAAAGAAATAA
- a CDS encoding ABC transporter ATP-binding protein, which translates to MLTVKNLNKNFGDYTAVENLSFEIQDGTIMGLIGQNGAGKTTTFRLILDFLTPDKGEILWNGKKIDSKDYDVIGYLPEERGLYPKVTIEDQLLYFAELRGKKRKDIVPEIDKWMEKFEVKGKKTDKVKSLSKGNQQKVQLIATLIHEPKLVILDEPFSGLDPVNAELLKNGIIELKQKGACVIFSSHNMDNVEKICDHLIMLKNGTTVLNGKVREIRASFGRSKLFLESSLTKSEVQAITGVNDVVIQEDKSLAITLSDPEVGKEIFMRATQNGYIPMFNQQPPTLEEIFKWKAGAGHE; encoded by the coding sequence ATGTTAACGGTTAAAAATTTGAATAAAAATTTTGGAGATTATACCGCAGTAGAAAACTTATCCTTTGAAATTCAAGACGGTACAATTATGGGGTTAATTGGGCAAAATGGAGCCGGTAAAACAACGACTTTTCGTTTGATTTTGGATTTTTTAACCCCAGATAAGGGCGAAATTTTGTGGAACGGGAAAAAAATCGACAGTAAAGATTATGACGTTATTGGCTATTTACCAGAAGAACGAGGACTTTATCCTAAGGTTACTATTGAAGATCAGTTGTTGTACTTTGCAGAATTAAGAGGAAAAAAACGCAAAGATATCGTACCGGAAATCGATAAATGGATGGAAAAATTTGAAGTCAAGGGAAAGAAAACAGATAAAGTTAAATCCTTATCAAAAGGAAATCAACAAAAGGTACAGTTGATTGCGACTTTAATCCATGAACCCAAGTTGGTTATTTTGGACGAACCTTTTAGTGGGCTTGATCCTGTGAATGCAGAGCTGTTAAAAAATGGCATCATTGAGTTAAAACAAAAAGGTGCTTGTGTTATTTTTTCCAGTCATAATATGGATAACGTGGAAAAAATCTGTGATCACCTGATTATGTTAAAAAATGGGACGACTGTTTTAAATGGCAAAGTACGCGAAATCAGAGCGTCATTTGGGCGGAGCAAATTATTCTTAGAGTCATCTTTAACAAAATCAGAAGTTCAAGCTATTACCGGTGTCAACGATGTTGTAATCCAAGAAGATAAAAGTTTAGCCATTACACTATCTGATCCAGAGGTAGGCAAAGAAATCTTTATGAGGGCTACGCAAAATGGTTATATTCCAATGTTTAACCAACAACCCCCAACTTTAGAAGAGATTTTCAAGTGGAAAGCAGGTGCCGGTCATGAGTAA
- a CDS encoding gamma-glutamyl-gamma-aminobutyrate hydrolase family protein encodes MKPVIGIAANEQTMIDTDSHWISYTPKNFITGIQNAGGLPVLLPIGAMEDAKSYIKKIDKLLLAGGQDVSPECYNALPQQKLGATNHRRDLFEIALVKEAVKVGKPIIGVCRGMQLLNVVFGGTLLQDLSFSKEPLLKHVQVPTPFELPTHPVEIDLNSHLGEFLPQSYQVNSFHHQAIDQLAPEFVVTATAPDGVVEGIESINHPIIGVQWHPELAYFTMEKEREFFAYIVQKFN; translated from the coding sequence ATGAAACCTGTTATTGGGATTGCTGCAAATGAACAGACGATGATAGATACCGATAGTCATTGGATTAGTTATACACCTAAAAATTTTATTACTGGAATTCAAAATGCCGGTGGTTTGCCTGTTTTATTGCCAATTGGTGCAATGGAAGATGCAAAAAGCTACATCAAAAAAATCGACAAGCTACTTTTAGCTGGTGGTCAAGATGTATCACCAGAATGTTACAATGCTTTACCACAACAAAAATTAGGTGCTACAAATCATAGACGGGATCTCTTTGAAATTGCTTTAGTGAAAGAAGCTGTCAAAGTAGGTAAGCCGATTATTGGCGTCTGTCGTGGGATGCAATTATTAAATGTCGTCTTCGGTGGAACGCTTTTGCAGGATTTAAGTTTTTCAAAAGAGCCCCTTTTAAAACATGTCCAAGTTCCTACCCCTTTTGAATTACCCACCCATCCTGTTGAAATTGATTTGAACAGCCATTTAGGTGAGTTCTTACCACAAAGTTATCAAGTTAATTCTTTTCATCATCAAGCGATTGATCAACTTGCGCCAGAATTTGTGGTAACTGCTACAGCACCAGATGGAGTCGTTGAAGGAATTGAAAGTATCAACCACCCAATCATAGGTGTACAATGGCATCCTGAATTAGCTTATTTCACCATGGAAAAAGAACGGGAATTTTTTGCGTATATCGTCCAAAAATTCAATTAG
- the gloA gene encoding lactoylglutathione lyase has protein sequence MKMAHTCVRVKDLEASLTFYEGAFGFVEKSRRDFPENKFTLVYLSLPGDDYELELTYNYDHAAYDLGDGYGHIAIAVSDLEALHEKQQSNGYNVTDLKGLPGTAPSYYFVVDPDGYKIEVIREK, from the coding sequence ATGAAAATGGCCCATACTTGTGTACGTGTCAAAGATTTAGAGGCATCTTTAACCTTTTATGAAGGAGCTTTTGGCTTTGTTGAAAAAAGTCGCCGTGACTTCCCTGAAAATAAGTTTACCTTAGTTTATTTAAGCTTACCTGGGGATGATTATGAATTGGAATTGACCTATAACTACGATCACGCAGCCTATGATTTAGGCGATGGTTACGGTCACATTGCTATTGCAGTCAGTGACTTAGAGGCCTTGCATGAAAAACAACAATCAAATGGTTACAACGTAACTGACTTAAAAGGTCTTCCAGGAACGGCGCCGTCTTATTACTTTGTCGTTGATCCTGATGGCTACAAAATAGAAGTTATTCGTGAAAAATAA
- a CDS encoding PadR family transcriptional regulator, whose amino-acid sequence MDDALSDSVYAILLVLLKPQHGYAIMKEISNITNGHMEIGPASMYTNLKKLQKADYITLQENSDRKKVYQITSSGREALEKDIARRRLFYEAGIALLAKNKEELN is encoded by the coding sequence ATGGATGATGCACTGTCAGATAGTGTTTACGCGATTTTGCTCGTATTGTTAAAACCCCAACATGGTTATGCCATTATGAAAGAAATTAGTAACATCACGAATGGTCATATGGAAATTGGACCAGCCAGCATGTATACGAATTTGAAAAAGCTGCAAAAAGCTGATTATATCACGTTGCAAGAGAATTCTGATCGGAAGAAGGTTTATCAGATCACTTCAAGTGGTAGAGAGGCTTTGGAAAAAGATATTGCGCGTCGGCGTCTTTTTTATGAAGCAGGTATCGCATTGTTGGCAAAGAATAAAGAAGAACTTAACTAA